The following coding sequences lie in one Musa acuminata AAA Group cultivar baxijiao chromosome BXJ3-1, Cavendish_Baxijiao_AAA, whole genome shotgun sequence genomic window:
- the LOC135584274 gene encoding beta-glucosidase-like SFR2, chloroplastic isoform X2, with product MASVALFLTATKVAGALVLATVAANALSFFRYRRRYLRPFRSPIDESSDVLADFNVLPSGEVDGFFFGLATAPAHVEDRLRDAWLQFAEEQPCADVGLAQKHPVDALLASATGDGGSQQGSLATDESKKTGILETKKPLKIAMEAMIRGFVKYSDDEGLNSDTECHHTVASWHNVPHPQERLRFWSDPDTELKLAKDTGVSVFRMGIDWSRIMPREPIRGLKDAVNFAALERYRWIIKRVHFYGMKVMLTLFHHSLPPWAGEYGGWKSEKTVDYFMDFTRLVVDRVADLVDYWVTFNEPHVFVLLTYCAGAWPGGNPDMIEVATSALPTGVFNQAMHWMAVAHTRAYDYIHGERSVMKPSVGIAHHVSFTRPYGLFDVAAVTLANSLIIFPYVDSICDKLDFIGINYYGQVSTIIILILRKEMHEQSITGSFSIIQEVISAPGLKLVENDEYSESGRAVYPDGLYQTLLQFHERYKRLSLPFIITENGVSDETDLIRRPYLLEHLLAVYAAILMGVRVLGYLFWTISDNWEWADGYGPKFGLVAVDRANDLARNPRPSYYLFSKVVKTGQITKLDRMHAWKELQHAAKEKKTRPFYRKVDKHGLMYAGGLDEPIQRPYVRRDWRFGHYELDGLQDPLSRLWNFVTVPFSPKKKVQLEDPLVAPLPAGL from the exons AAGTAGATGGGTTCTTCTTTGGGTTGGCTACAGCACCTGCTCATGTTGAGGACAGGCTCAGAGATGCTTGGCTTCAGTTTGCAGAGGAGCAACCTTGTGCTGATGTGGGCCTTGCTCAGAAGCATCCAGTGGATGCTTTGCTGGCTTCTGCTACTGGTGATGGTGGTTCTCAGCAAGGCTCCTTAGCCACGGATGAAAGTAAAAAGACAGGTATATTGGAGACTAAAAAGCCTCTCAAGATTGCTATGGAGGCTATGATCAGAGGATTTGTGAAATATTCAGATGATGAAGGCCTGAATTCCGACACAGAATGCCACCACACTGTTGCTTCATGGCATAATGTGCCTCACCC GCAAGAGAGGCTGAGATTCTGGTCTGATCCTGACACTGAGTTGAAGCTGGCCAAAGATACTGGTGTCAGCGTCTTCCGCATGGGGATAGATTGGTCAAGGATAATGCCAAGGGAGCCAATACGGGGACTCAAAGATGCG GTTAACTTTGCAGCATTGGAACGCTATAGATGGATTATCAAAAGAGTTCACTTTTACGGAATGAAGGTGATGCTTACTCTATTTCATCACTCACTTCCTCCATGGGCTGGAGAATATGGAGGATGGAAATCGGAGAAAACTGTTGACTACTTCATGGATTTTACAAG GCTTGTTGTTGATCGAGTAGCAGATTTAGTGGACTACTGGGTAACATTTAATGAGCCACATGTATTTGTTTTGTTAACTTACTGCGCTGGTGCCTGGCCCGGGGGAAATCCAGATATGATTGAGGTAGCAACATCTGCTTTGCCGACTGGTGTTTTCAATCAAGCTATGCATTGGATGGCTGTTGCTCATACAAGGGCCTATGATTATATCCACGGAGAAAG GAGTGTCATGAAACCTTCTGTTGGGATTGCACATCATGTCTCTTTTACTCGACCATATGGCCTATTTGATGTGGCTGCTGTCACACTGGCTAATTCACTGATAATTTTTCCCTATGTGGATAGCATCTGTGATAAGCTGGATTTTATAGGGATAAACTATTATGGACAGGTTAGCACCATTATTATACTAATATTGCGGAAAGAAATGCATGAACAAAGTATAACTGGAAGCTTTTCCATTATTCAGGAAGTGATTTCAGCGCCTGGCTTAAAGCTCGTGGAAAATGATGAGTACAGTGAATCTGGACGTGCTGTTTATCCTGATGGTTTATATCAAACTCTTCTTCAGTTCCATGAGAGATACAAACGCTTGAGTTTGCCTTTCATCATTACTGAAAATGGAGTTTCAGATGAAACTGATTTGATTCGACGACCATATTTGCTGGAGCATTTGTTGGCTGTATATGCAGCCATTCTTATG GGTGTACGTGTGCTTGGTTATTTGTTCTGGACAATTTCAGATAATTGGGAATGGGCTGATGGATATGGTCCTAAATTTGGCCTTGTTGCAGTTGATCGTGCCAATGACCTTGCGCGTAATCCTCGCCCAtcatattatttgttttccaaG GTAGTGAAAACTGGCCAAATTACAAAGTTGGATAGGATGCATGCTTGGAAGGAGCTCCAGCATGCtgccaaagaaaagaaaacacggCCGTTCTACCGAAAAGTTGACAAGCATGGACTTATGTATGCAG GCGGTCTAGACGAACCTATTCAACGACCCTATGTACGGAGAGATTGGCGATTCGGGCACTACGAATTGGATGGTTTACAGGACCCTCTGAGCCGCCTTTGGAACTTTGTCACCGTGCCCTTTTCGCCCAAGAAGAAGGTTCAACTAGAAGATCCTCTTGTAGCTCCGCTGCCCGCTGGCCTCTGA
- the LOC135584274 gene encoding beta-glucosidase-like SFR2, chloroplastic isoform X1 has translation MASVALFLTATKVAGALVLATVAANALSFFRYRRRYLRPFRSPIDESSDVLADFNVLPSGAEVDGFFFGLATAPAHVEDRLRDAWLQFAEEQPCADVGLAQKHPVDALLASATGDGGSQQGSLATDESKKTGILETKKPLKIAMEAMIRGFVKYSDDEGLNSDTECHHTVASWHNVPHPQERLRFWSDPDTELKLAKDTGVSVFRMGIDWSRIMPREPIRGLKDAVNFAALERYRWIIKRVHFYGMKVMLTLFHHSLPPWAGEYGGWKSEKTVDYFMDFTRLVVDRVADLVDYWVTFNEPHVFVLLTYCAGAWPGGNPDMIEVATSALPTGVFNQAMHWMAVAHTRAYDYIHGERSVMKPSVGIAHHVSFTRPYGLFDVAAVTLANSLIIFPYVDSICDKLDFIGINYYGQVSTIIILILRKEMHEQSITGSFSIIQEVISAPGLKLVENDEYSESGRAVYPDGLYQTLLQFHERYKRLSLPFIITENGVSDETDLIRRPYLLEHLLAVYAAILMGVRVLGYLFWTISDNWEWADGYGPKFGLVAVDRANDLARNPRPSYYLFSKVVKTGQITKLDRMHAWKELQHAAKEKKTRPFYRKVDKHGLMYAGGLDEPIQRPYVRRDWRFGHYELDGLQDPLSRLWNFVTVPFSPKKKVQLEDPLVAPLPAGL, from the exons CAGAAGTAGATGGGTTCTTCTTTGGGTTGGCTACAGCACCTGCTCATGTTGAGGACAGGCTCAGAGATGCTTGGCTTCAGTTTGCAGAGGAGCAACCTTGTGCTGATGTGGGCCTTGCTCAGAAGCATCCAGTGGATGCTTTGCTGGCTTCTGCTACTGGTGATGGTGGTTCTCAGCAAGGCTCCTTAGCCACGGATGAAAGTAAAAAGACAGGTATATTGGAGACTAAAAAGCCTCTCAAGATTGCTATGGAGGCTATGATCAGAGGATTTGTGAAATATTCAGATGATGAAGGCCTGAATTCCGACACAGAATGCCACCACACTGTTGCTTCATGGCATAATGTGCCTCACCC GCAAGAGAGGCTGAGATTCTGGTCTGATCCTGACACTGAGTTGAAGCTGGCCAAAGATACTGGTGTCAGCGTCTTCCGCATGGGGATAGATTGGTCAAGGATAATGCCAAGGGAGCCAATACGGGGACTCAAAGATGCG GTTAACTTTGCAGCATTGGAACGCTATAGATGGATTATCAAAAGAGTTCACTTTTACGGAATGAAGGTGATGCTTACTCTATTTCATCACTCACTTCCTCCATGGGCTGGAGAATATGGAGGATGGAAATCGGAGAAAACTGTTGACTACTTCATGGATTTTACAAG GCTTGTTGTTGATCGAGTAGCAGATTTAGTGGACTACTGGGTAACATTTAATGAGCCACATGTATTTGTTTTGTTAACTTACTGCGCTGGTGCCTGGCCCGGGGGAAATCCAGATATGATTGAGGTAGCAACATCTGCTTTGCCGACTGGTGTTTTCAATCAAGCTATGCATTGGATGGCTGTTGCTCATACAAGGGCCTATGATTATATCCACGGAGAAAG GAGTGTCATGAAACCTTCTGTTGGGATTGCACATCATGTCTCTTTTACTCGACCATATGGCCTATTTGATGTGGCTGCTGTCACACTGGCTAATTCACTGATAATTTTTCCCTATGTGGATAGCATCTGTGATAAGCTGGATTTTATAGGGATAAACTATTATGGACAGGTTAGCACCATTATTATACTAATATTGCGGAAAGAAATGCATGAACAAAGTATAACTGGAAGCTTTTCCATTATTCAGGAAGTGATTTCAGCGCCTGGCTTAAAGCTCGTGGAAAATGATGAGTACAGTGAATCTGGACGTGCTGTTTATCCTGATGGTTTATATCAAACTCTTCTTCAGTTCCATGAGAGATACAAACGCTTGAGTTTGCCTTTCATCATTACTGAAAATGGAGTTTCAGATGAAACTGATTTGATTCGACGACCATATTTGCTGGAGCATTTGTTGGCTGTATATGCAGCCATTCTTATG GGTGTACGTGTGCTTGGTTATTTGTTCTGGACAATTTCAGATAATTGGGAATGGGCTGATGGATATGGTCCTAAATTTGGCCTTGTTGCAGTTGATCGTGCCAATGACCTTGCGCGTAATCCTCGCCCAtcatattatttgttttccaaG GTAGTGAAAACTGGCCAAATTACAAAGTTGGATAGGATGCATGCTTGGAAGGAGCTCCAGCATGCtgccaaagaaaagaaaacacggCCGTTCTACCGAAAAGTTGACAAGCATGGACTTATGTATGCAG GCGGTCTAGACGAACCTATTCAACGACCCTATGTACGGAGAGATTGGCGATTCGGGCACTACGAATTGGATGGTTTACAGGACCCTCTGAGCCGCCTTTGGAACTTTGTCACCGTGCCCTTTTCGCCCAAGAAGAAGGTTCAACTAGAAGATCCTCTTGTAGCTCCGCTGCCCGCTGGCCTCTGA
- the LOC135584274 gene encoding beta-glucosidase-like SFR2, chloroplastic isoform X3: protein MASVALFLTATKVAGALVLATVAANALSFFRYRRRYLRPFRSPIDESSDVLADFNVLPSGAEVDGFFFGLATAPAHVEDRLRDAWLQFAEEQPCADVGLAQKHPVDALLASATGDGGSQQGSLATDESKKTGILETKKPLKIAMEAMIRGFVKYSDDEGLNSDTECHHTVASWHNVPHPQERLRFWSDPDTELKLAKDTGVSVFRMGIDWSRIMPREPIRGLKDAVNFAALERYRWIIKRVHFYGMKVMLTLFHHSLPPWAGEYGGWKSEKTVDYFMDFTRLVVDRVADLVDYWVTFNEPHVFVLLTYCAGAWPGGNPDMIEVATSALPTGVFNQAMHWMAVAHTRAYDYIHGERSVMKPSVGIAHHVSFTRPYGLFDVAAVTLANSLIIFPYVDSICDKLDFIGINYYGQEVISAPGLKLVENDEYSESGRAVYPDGLYQTLLQFHERYKRLSLPFIITENGVSDETDLIRRPYLLEHLLAVYAAILMGVRVLGYLFWTISDNWEWADGYGPKFGLVAVDRANDLARNPRPSYYLFSKVVKTGQITKLDRMHAWKELQHAAKEKKTRPFYRKVDKHGLMYAGGLDEPIQRPYVRRDWRFGHYELDGLQDPLSRLWNFVTVPFSPKKKVQLEDPLVAPLPAGL from the exons CAGAAGTAGATGGGTTCTTCTTTGGGTTGGCTACAGCACCTGCTCATGTTGAGGACAGGCTCAGAGATGCTTGGCTTCAGTTTGCAGAGGAGCAACCTTGTGCTGATGTGGGCCTTGCTCAGAAGCATCCAGTGGATGCTTTGCTGGCTTCTGCTACTGGTGATGGTGGTTCTCAGCAAGGCTCCTTAGCCACGGATGAAAGTAAAAAGACAGGTATATTGGAGACTAAAAAGCCTCTCAAGATTGCTATGGAGGCTATGATCAGAGGATTTGTGAAATATTCAGATGATGAAGGCCTGAATTCCGACACAGAATGCCACCACACTGTTGCTTCATGGCATAATGTGCCTCACCC GCAAGAGAGGCTGAGATTCTGGTCTGATCCTGACACTGAGTTGAAGCTGGCCAAAGATACTGGTGTCAGCGTCTTCCGCATGGGGATAGATTGGTCAAGGATAATGCCAAGGGAGCCAATACGGGGACTCAAAGATGCG GTTAACTTTGCAGCATTGGAACGCTATAGATGGATTATCAAAAGAGTTCACTTTTACGGAATGAAGGTGATGCTTACTCTATTTCATCACTCACTTCCTCCATGGGCTGGAGAATATGGAGGATGGAAATCGGAGAAAACTGTTGACTACTTCATGGATTTTACAAG GCTTGTTGTTGATCGAGTAGCAGATTTAGTGGACTACTGGGTAACATTTAATGAGCCACATGTATTTGTTTTGTTAACTTACTGCGCTGGTGCCTGGCCCGGGGGAAATCCAGATATGATTGAGGTAGCAACATCTGCTTTGCCGACTGGTGTTTTCAATCAAGCTATGCATTGGATGGCTGTTGCTCATACAAGGGCCTATGATTATATCCACGGAGAAAG GAGTGTCATGAAACCTTCTGTTGGGATTGCACATCATGTCTCTTTTACTCGACCATATGGCCTATTTGATGTGGCTGCTGTCACACTGGCTAATTCACTGATAATTTTTCCCTATGTGGATAGCATCTGTGATAAGCTGGATTTTATAGGGATAAACTATTATGGACAG GAAGTGATTTCAGCGCCTGGCTTAAAGCTCGTGGAAAATGATGAGTACAGTGAATCTGGACGTGCTGTTTATCCTGATGGTTTATATCAAACTCTTCTTCAGTTCCATGAGAGATACAAACGCTTGAGTTTGCCTTTCATCATTACTGAAAATGGAGTTTCAGATGAAACTGATTTGATTCGACGACCATATTTGCTGGAGCATTTGTTGGCTGTATATGCAGCCATTCTTATG GGTGTACGTGTGCTTGGTTATTTGTTCTGGACAATTTCAGATAATTGGGAATGGGCTGATGGATATGGTCCTAAATTTGGCCTTGTTGCAGTTGATCGTGCCAATGACCTTGCGCGTAATCCTCGCCCAtcatattatttgttttccaaG GTAGTGAAAACTGGCCAAATTACAAAGTTGGATAGGATGCATGCTTGGAAGGAGCTCCAGCATGCtgccaaagaaaagaaaacacggCCGTTCTACCGAAAAGTTGACAAGCATGGACTTATGTATGCAG GCGGTCTAGACGAACCTATTCAACGACCCTATGTACGGAGAGATTGGCGATTCGGGCACTACGAATTGGATGGTTTACAGGACCCTCTGAGCCGCCTTTGGAACTTTGTCACCGTGCCCTTTTCGCCCAAGAAGAAGGTTCAACTAGAAGATCCTCTTGTAGCTCCGCTGCCCGCTGGCCTCTGA
- the LOC135584274 gene encoding beta-glucosidase-like SFR2, chloroplastic isoform X4 codes for MASVALFLTATKVAGALVLATVAANALSFFRYRRRYLRPFRSPIDESSDVLADFNVLPSGEVDGFFFGLATAPAHVEDRLRDAWLQFAEEQPCADVGLAQKHPVDALLASATGDGGSQQGSLATDESKKTGILETKKPLKIAMEAMIRGFVKYSDDEGLNSDTECHHTVASWHNVPHPQERLRFWSDPDTELKLAKDTGVSVFRMGIDWSRIMPREPIRGLKDAVNFAALERYRWIIKRVHFYGMKVMLTLFHHSLPPWAGEYGGWKSEKTVDYFMDFTRLVVDRVADLVDYWVTFNEPHVFVLLTYCAGAWPGGNPDMIEVATSALPTGVFNQAMHWMAVAHTRAYDYIHGERSVMKPSVGIAHHVSFTRPYGLFDVAAVTLANSLIIFPYVDSICDKLDFIGINYYGQEVISAPGLKLVENDEYSESGRAVYPDGLYQTLLQFHERYKRLSLPFIITENGVSDETDLIRRPYLLEHLLAVYAAILMGVRVLGYLFWTISDNWEWADGYGPKFGLVAVDRANDLARNPRPSYYLFSKVVKTGQITKLDRMHAWKELQHAAKEKKTRPFYRKVDKHGLMYAGGLDEPIQRPYVRRDWRFGHYELDGLQDPLSRLWNFVTVPFSPKKKVQLEDPLVAPLPAGL; via the exons AAGTAGATGGGTTCTTCTTTGGGTTGGCTACAGCACCTGCTCATGTTGAGGACAGGCTCAGAGATGCTTGGCTTCAGTTTGCAGAGGAGCAACCTTGTGCTGATGTGGGCCTTGCTCAGAAGCATCCAGTGGATGCTTTGCTGGCTTCTGCTACTGGTGATGGTGGTTCTCAGCAAGGCTCCTTAGCCACGGATGAAAGTAAAAAGACAGGTATATTGGAGACTAAAAAGCCTCTCAAGATTGCTATGGAGGCTATGATCAGAGGATTTGTGAAATATTCAGATGATGAAGGCCTGAATTCCGACACAGAATGCCACCACACTGTTGCTTCATGGCATAATGTGCCTCACCC GCAAGAGAGGCTGAGATTCTGGTCTGATCCTGACACTGAGTTGAAGCTGGCCAAAGATACTGGTGTCAGCGTCTTCCGCATGGGGATAGATTGGTCAAGGATAATGCCAAGGGAGCCAATACGGGGACTCAAAGATGCG GTTAACTTTGCAGCATTGGAACGCTATAGATGGATTATCAAAAGAGTTCACTTTTACGGAATGAAGGTGATGCTTACTCTATTTCATCACTCACTTCCTCCATGGGCTGGAGAATATGGAGGATGGAAATCGGAGAAAACTGTTGACTACTTCATGGATTTTACAAG GCTTGTTGTTGATCGAGTAGCAGATTTAGTGGACTACTGGGTAACATTTAATGAGCCACATGTATTTGTTTTGTTAACTTACTGCGCTGGTGCCTGGCCCGGGGGAAATCCAGATATGATTGAGGTAGCAACATCTGCTTTGCCGACTGGTGTTTTCAATCAAGCTATGCATTGGATGGCTGTTGCTCATACAAGGGCCTATGATTATATCCACGGAGAAAG GAGTGTCATGAAACCTTCTGTTGGGATTGCACATCATGTCTCTTTTACTCGACCATATGGCCTATTTGATGTGGCTGCTGTCACACTGGCTAATTCACTGATAATTTTTCCCTATGTGGATAGCATCTGTGATAAGCTGGATTTTATAGGGATAAACTATTATGGACAG GAAGTGATTTCAGCGCCTGGCTTAAAGCTCGTGGAAAATGATGAGTACAGTGAATCTGGACGTGCTGTTTATCCTGATGGTTTATATCAAACTCTTCTTCAGTTCCATGAGAGATACAAACGCTTGAGTTTGCCTTTCATCATTACTGAAAATGGAGTTTCAGATGAAACTGATTTGATTCGACGACCATATTTGCTGGAGCATTTGTTGGCTGTATATGCAGCCATTCTTATG GGTGTACGTGTGCTTGGTTATTTGTTCTGGACAATTTCAGATAATTGGGAATGGGCTGATGGATATGGTCCTAAATTTGGCCTTGTTGCAGTTGATCGTGCCAATGACCTTGCGCGTAATCCTCGCCCAtcatattatttgttttccaaG GTAGTGAAAACTGGCCAAATTACAAAGTTGGATAGGATGCATGCTTGGAAGGAGCTCCAGCATGCtgccaaagaaaagaaaacacggCCGTTCTACCGAAAAGTTGACAAGCATGGACTTATGTATGCAG GCGGTCTAGACGAACCTATTCAACGACCCTATGTACGGAGAGATTGGCGATTCGGGCACTACGAATTGGATGGTTTACAGGACCCTCTGAGCCGCCTTTGGAACTTTGTCACCGTGCCCTTTTCGCCCAAGAAGAAGGTTCAACTAGAAGATCCTCTTGTAGCTCCGCTGCCCGCTGGCCTCTGA